In the genome of Streptomyces pactum, one region contains:
- a CDS encoding LysR family transcriptional regulator has product MDLNLLRVLDVLLQENSVTRAAERLGTSPAAVSRALARLRRAVGDPLLVRAGQRMVPTPRALELREEVGALLRGCENVLRPGTGFDPAHLRRTFTVQATDLLLAGLAGTLIDRLRARAPQVDVVFLPEALEGGPALRQGAVDVELGVLGHLDPEIRTRPLTRVPLVGVARDGHPLFEGRIDARRFAAADHIGISRLGRRLGPIDTALADLGLRRRVAVVVPSHTSAMLLARDTDLVALTVAQWLPGTVSALGLRTFPIPLDLAPLDLGMAWHPRTAADPAHRWFRDHLAASVRALPAPPDGGPRSVRRRDPHRPPGGTGGRCHGRGGAA; this is encoded by the coding sequence GTGGACCTCAACTTGCTCCGTGTCCTGGACGTCCTGCTCCAGGAGAACAGCGTGACCCGGGCCGCGGAGCGGCTCGGCACCTCGCCCGCCGCCGTCAGCCGGGCGCTGGCCCGGCTGCGCCGTGCCGTCGGCGACCCGCTGCTGGTCCGCGCGGGCCAGCGGATGGTCCCGACCCCGCGCGCCCTGGAGCTGCGGGAGGAGGTCGGCGCGTTGCTGCGCGGCTGCGAGAACGTCCTGCGCCCCGGCACCGGCTTCGACCCGGCGCATCTCCGGCGCACCTTCACCGTGCAGGCCACCGACCTGCTGCTGGCCGGGCTGGCCGGCACCCTCATCGACCGGCTGCGCGCCCGGGCCCCGCAGGTGGACGTGGTCTTCCTCCCCGAGGCGCTGGAGGGCGGCCCCGCACTGCGGCAGGGCGCGGTCGATGTCGAACTGGGCGTCCTGGGGCACCTCGACCCGGAGATCCGGACCCGCCCGCTCACCCGGGTGCCGCTGGTCGGCGTCGCCCGCGACGGCCACCCCCTCTTCGAGGGACGGATCGACGCCCGCCGGTTCGCCGCCGCCGACCACATCGGCATATCCCGGCTCGGCCGGCGCCTCGGCCCCATCGACACCGCGCTCGCGGACCTCGGGCTGCGGCGCCGGGTCGCGGTGGTGGTACCCAGCCACACCAGCGCGATGCTGCTCGCCCGGGACACCGACCTCGTCGCGCTCACCGTGGCCCAGTGGCTCCCCGGCACCGTCTCCGCGCTGGGGCTGCGCACCTTCCCCATCCCCCTGGACCTGGCCCCCCTGGACCTCGGCATGGCCTGGCACCCGCGCACCGCGGCCGACCCGGCGCACCGCTGGTTCCGGGACCATCTGGCGGCCTCGGTGCGGGCCCTCCCGGCGCCGCCGGACGGCGGCCCCCGGTCAGTGCGGCGGCGTGACCCGCACCGGCCGCCCGGCGGCACCGGCGGACGGTGCCATGGGCGCGGCGGTGCGGCGTGA
- a CDS encoding cytochrome c oxidase assembly protein, with protein sequence MDHGGHGTTMDLPPFTLSRGLEFGGDTFFLVGCLLALALYGWGVLRLRRRGDAWPVGRVVAFTTGVLTIAVVMCTKLNEYGMVMFSVHMVQHMVISMLSPILILLGAPVTLTLRALPAAGRGRRGPRELLVALLHSRYMRVITHPAFTIPMFIASLYGLYFTPLFDTLMETRAGHIAMMAHFLAVGLVFFWPIMGVDPGPHRPGYVMRMLELFAGMPFHAFFGISLMMASEPMVSAYEHPPASLGIDALSDQNAAGGIAWAFSEIPSVVVLLALVYQWYRSEQRQARRTDRVADRDGDRELEAYNAYLASLQARSR encoded by the coding sequence ATGGACCACGGCGGACACGGCACGACGATGGATCTGCCGCCGTTCACACTGTCACGCGGGCTGGAGTTCGGTGGCGACACGTTCTTCCTCGTCGGCTGCCTGCTGGCGCTGGCCCTGTACGGCTGGGGGGTGCTGCGGCTGCGGCGGCGCGGCGACGCCTGGCCGGTCGGCCGGGTGGTGGCGTTCACCACCGGTGTGCTCACCATCGCGGTGGTGATGTGCACCAAGCTCAACGAGTACGGCATGGTCATGTTCAGCGTGCACATGGTGCAGCACATGGTGATCAGCATGCTGTCGCCGATCCTGATCCTGCTCGGCGCCCCGGTGACGCTGACGCTGCGCGCGCTGCCGGCCGCCGGGCGGGGCCGCAGGGGGCCGCGCGAGCTGCTGGTGGCGCTGCTGCACAGCCGGTACATGCGGGTGATCACGCATCCGGCGTTCACCATCCCGATGTTCATCGCGAGCCTGTACGGGCTGTACTTCACCCCGCTGTTCGACACCCTGATGGAGACCCGGGCCGGGCACATCGCGATGATGGCCCACTTCCTGGCGGTGGGCCTGGTCTTCTTCTGGCCGATCATGGGCGTGGACCCCGGGCCGCACCGGCCGGGGTACGTGATGCGGATGCTGGAGCTGTTCGCGGGGATGCCCTTCCACGCCTTCTTCGGCATCTCGCTGATGATGGCCTCGGAGCCCATGGTGTCCGCCTACGAGCACCCGCCCGCCTCACTGGGCATCGACGCGCTGAGCGACCAGAACGCCGCGGGTGGCATCGCCTGGGCGTTCAGCGAGATCCCCTCGGTGGTCGTGCTGCTGGCGCTGGTCTACCAGTGGTACCGGTCCGAGCAGCGGCAGGCGCGGCGCACCGACCGGGTCGCCGACCGGGACGGTGACCGCGAGCTGGAGGCGTACAACGCCTACCTGGCCTCGCTCCAGGCGCGCAGCCGCTAG
- a CDS encoding SDR family oxidoreductase: MSTIVVTGATGNVGRHIIPALAEQGHTVRALVRDPDRAALPRGVTAVRGDLADPGTLEPALRGADGVYLMWPGLPVRPRVVELIAEHTERVVYLSTDVPDLADGEPPAVFHQEIERQIRNSGLAWTFVRAIDFATNTLAWADRIRQGVVRLPYGRAARSLIHERDIAEVAVRALTTDGHDGAAYLITGPESIPQAELVRIIGEETGITARWEELPVETAREQLAAAWGSAEFADARLRAWASFVDTPERVTDTVERLLGRPARTFRSWAREHADDFRRPPGDRSAAP; this comes from the coding sequence ATGAGCACGATTGTGGTGACCGGCGCGACCGGCAACGTGGGCCGGCACATCATCCCCGCCCTGGCGGAACAGGGGCACACCGTACGGGCGCTGGTGCGCGATCCGGACCGTGCCGCCCTGCCCCGCGGCGTGACCGCGGTGCGCGGCGACCTGGCCGACCCCGGCACCCTGGAGCCGGCGCTGCGCGGCGCCGACGGGGTGTACCTGATGTGGCCCGGCCTCCCGGTCCGCCCCCGCGTGGTGGAGCTGATCGCCGAACACACCGAACGGGTCGTGTACCTCTCCACCGACGTCCCCGACCTCGCCGACGGCGAGCCGCCCGCCGTCTTCCACCAGGAGATCGAACGGCAGATCCGAAACTCCGGCCTGGCGTGGACCTTCGTACGGGCCATCGACTTCGCCACCAACACCCTGGCCTGGGCGGACCGGATCCGGCAGGGCGTGGTGCGGCTGCCCTACGGACGTGCCGCCAGGTCCCTGATCCACGAGCGCGACATCGCGGAGGTGGCGGTGCGCGCGCTGACCACCGACGGCCACGACGGGGCCGCGTACCTGATCACCGGTCCCGAGTCGATCCCCCAGGCCGAGCTGGTCCGGATCATCGGCGAGGAGACCGGCATCACGGCCCGGTGGGAGGAGCTGCCGGTGGAGACCGCCCGCGAGCAGCTCGCCGCGGCCTGGGGCAGCGCGGAGTTCGCCGACGCCCGGCTGCGGGCCTGGGCGTCCTTCGTGGACACCCCGGAACGGGTCACCGACACCGTGGAGCGACTCCTCGGCCGTCCCGCGCGGACCTTCCGCTCCTGGGCGCGGGAGCACGCCGACGACTTCCGCCGGCCGCCGGGCGACCGGTCGGCCGCACCGTGA
- a CDS encoding alpha/beta hydrolase has product MRRTAIFGATGGVVTGVLIAGALAAPSASAGQSTPGGSAEARGVKVAADRAAKAGIDWQTCPADWNLPNGIKCGFVSVPLDYAKPNGRQIKIAVDKADSTGTPQERQGALIYNPGGPGGSGLRFPVRVTSKSPLWTKTAKAYDFVGFDPRGVGRSTPISCVDPQEFVKAPKLDPVPDSEADKRVQRKLAREYAQGCKERSGWMLPHMTTPNTARDVDVIRAALGEKKLNFLGVSYGTYLGAVYATLFPDHVRRMIVDSVVNPSREKIWYQANLDQDVAFQMRWDDWKAWVAKNDAAYHIGDTPEKVQKQWETLRAAAKKKPIGGVVGPAELLSFFQSAPYYDSAWTSVAQVWSKYLAGDEQALIDAAGPDMSDTAGNISAENGNAVYTAVECADAKWPTSWSKWNRDNTRLHKDYPFLTWSNAWMNLPCATWGVPQQTPIDVKSGKGLPPVLIVQATRDAATPYEGAVELHKRLKGSRLITEKDAGSHGVTNLNNSCINERVDAYLLNGTVDAKDVTCAPHATPQPAK; this is encoded by the coding sequence GTGAGACGTACAGCAATCTTCGGCGCCACCGGTGGCGTCGTGACCGGCGTGCTCATAGCCGGGGCGCTGGCCGCGCCCTCGGCCAGCGCCGGCCAGAGCACGCCCGGCGGCAGCGCCGAGGCCCGCGGTGTGAAGGTCGCCGCGGACCGCGCCGCCAAGGCGGGCATCGACTGGCAGACCTGTCCGGCGGACTGGAACCTGCCCAACGGCATCAAGTGCGGCTTCGTCAGCGTTCCGCTGGACTACGCCAAGCCCAACGGCCGCCAGATCAAGATCGCGGTCGACAAGGCCGACAGCACCGGCACGCCGCAGGAGCGCCAGGGCGCCCTGATCTACAACCCCGGCGGCCCCGGCGGCTCGGGTCTGCGCTTCCCGGTCCGGGTCACCTCCAAGAGCCCCCTGTGGACCAAGACCGCCAAGGCCTACGACTTCGTCGGCTTCGACCCGCGCGGTGTCGGCCGGTCCACCCCCATCTCCTGCGTGGACCCGCAGGAGTTCGTCAAGGCCCCGAAGCTCGACCCGGTGCCGGACAGCGAGGCCGACAAGCGGGTGCAGCGCAAGCTCGCCCGCGAGTACGCGCAGGGCTGCAAGGAGCGCAGCGGCTGGATGCTGCCGCACATGACGACGCCCAACACCGCCCGTGACGTGGACGTCATCCGCGCCGCCCTCGGTGAGAAGAAGCTCAACTTCCTCGGCGTCTCCTACGGCACCTACCTCGGCGCCGTCTATGCCACCCTCTTCCCCGACCACGTGCGCCGCATGATCGTGGACAGCGTGGTGAACCCCTCGCGGGAGAAGATCTGGTACCAGGCCAACCTGGACCAGGACGTCGCCTTCCAGATGCGCTGGGACGACTGGAAGGCGTGGGTCGCCAAGAACGACGCCGCCTACCACATCGGCGACACCCCCGAGAAGGTCCAGAAGCAGTGGGAGACCCTGCGGGCCGCCGCCAAGAAGAAGCCGATCGGCGGCGTCGTCGGTCCGGCCGAGCTGCTCTCCTTCTTCCAGAGCGCCCCGTACTACGACTCGGCGTGGACCTCCGTCGCCCAGGTGTGGAGCAAGTACCTCGCCGGTGACGAGCAGGCCCTGATCGACGCCGCGGGCCCCGACATGTCGGACACCGCGGGCAACATCTCCGCCGAGAACGGCAACGCCGTGTACACCGCGGTGGAGTGCGCCGACGCCAAGTGGCCCACCAGCTGGAGCAAGTGGAACCGGGACAACACCCGGCTGCACAAGGACTACCCGTTCCTCACCTGGTCCAACGCCTGGATGAACCTGCCGTGCGCCACCTGGGGCGTGCCGCAGCAGACCCCGATCGACGTGAAGTCCGGCAAGGGGCTGCCGCCGGTGCTCATCGTGCAGGCCACCCGCGACGCCGCGACCCCGTACGAGGGCGCCGTGGAGCTGCACAAGCGCCTCAAGGGCTCCCGCCTGATCACCGAGAAGGACGCCGGTTCGCACGGTGTCACCAACCTGAACAACTCCTGCATCAACGAGCGGGTGGACGCCTACCTGCTGAACGGCACGGTGGACGCCAAGGACGTGACCTGCGCGCCGCACGCCACCCCGCAGCCGGCCAAGTGA
- a CDS encoding YncE family protein — protein sequence MQHSPRAGREGDVLAVVSQSGPTVSFFDAVDDRHLGTVELPSEPHELCFDPAQRLLWCTTAYRSGYYHANGGRRTELTAVDPDARRIVEVIDLAPEHGPHGLALDAARGLLYVSVEGSADRPGGVVVIDTGTRRPVGRIDTGAPGPHWFAIDPAGRWGYATNKEAPFVSVVDLRRGTLTTKVEVPGSEGLAVSADGAHVFVAAPYAGSFSAGERRPATGIRVIDARTASVVDTLPTRNVVLPVHLTATGKLLVGEVRAEADPVSRLGRQAPGRLTVFSAETREELGGLDVGRFPLTITSSPDGRIAYVACVVSSTVHLVDLETMRELTRLDIARRGEPGAHGLAYLPGPA from the coding sequence GTGCAGCACTCACCCCGCGCCGGCCGGGAAGGCGACGTCCTGGCCGTGGTCAGCCAGAGCGGGCCGACCGTCTCATTCTTCGACGCCGTCGACGACCGGCACCTCGGCACCGTGGAACTCCCGTCCGAGCCGCACGAGTTGTGCTTCGACCCGGCGCAGCGGCTGCTGTGGTGCACCACGGCGTACCGCTCCGGCTACTACCACGCGAACGGCGGCCGGCGCACCGAGCTGACGGCCGTCGACCCGGACGCACGCCGCATCGTCGAGGTGATCGACCTCGCTCCGGAACACGGGCCGCACGGACTGGCGCTGGACGCGGCGCGCGGCCTGCTGTACGTGAGCGTGGAGGGCTCGGCGGACCGGCCCGGCGGTGTCGTGGTGATCGACACCGGAACCCGCCGGCCGGTGGGCCGCATCGACACCGGTGCGCCCGGCCCGCACTGGTTCGCCATCGATCCGGCGGGCAGGTGGGGCTATGCCACCAACAAGGAGGCCCCGTTCGTCTCGGTGGTCGATCTGCGGCGGGGCACCCTGACAACGAAGGTCGAGGTGCCCGGCAGCGAGGGACTGGCCGTCTCCGCGGACGGCGCGCACGTCTTCGTCGCCGCGCCGTACGCCGGTTCCTTCTCCGCCGGCGAGCGGCGGCCGGCCACCGGGATCCGGGTCATCGACGCCCGGACGGCGTCCGTGGTGGACACCCTGCCCACGCGGAACGTCGTCCTGCCGGTGCACCTGACCGCGACCGGGAAGCTGCTCGTGGGCGAGGTGCGCGCCGAGGCCGATCCGGTGTCCCGGCTCGGGCGCCAGGCTCCGGGCCGCCTCACGGTGTTCTCCGCGGAGACCCGTGAGGAGCTGGGCGGACTCGACGTGGGGCGCTTCCCGCTGACCATCACCTCCTCGCCGGACGGCCGGATCGCCTATGTGGCCTGCGTCGTCTCGTCCACCGTCCACCTCGTCGACCTGGAGACGATGCGGGAGCTGACCCGGCTGGACATCGCCCGGCGCGGCGAGCCCGGCGCCCACGGCCTGGCCTACCTGCCCGGCCCGGCCTGA